Genomic window (Alnus glutinosa chromosome 9, dhAlnGlut1.1, whole genome shotgun sequence):
agataataatagaaaaataggTATTTTGATTAAAGATTGATATGTAGGTGTGTACAACACCAAATAAGATTAAATCAgcgttgaatatttaattgaaacggGTAAGTGGAGAGTTtgaggtttgatttttgaacctctatttaatatcatattaaattattattaatctaacaaatttaaattaataaataatattttaacaattaaatagaTGATTTTCTTGAACCCATGATTTTGTAAAACCATAAAGAACAGGGATACATGTTCGTCCCCCAACAccccctttttcatttttaaagcaaaaaaaaagattaaaatttgTCATTTGATGTGACATCAAAGGACcaatttatagatatatatatattttattaaaaaaaataaaagagggtgATAAGGGACGGTTGTTTGTTCCCACCTATCATTTTCTAACCATAAATACACACTTCATATACAGTAAATTATTATAAGTAATCTGGTAGGTAGGAGTGTGGGCTCAGCACCATGAGGCAAAAAGGGTTTTGTCTTACAATTGTTTCCACTATTTTTCAACTTTTGCTAGAAAGATAAGTGCATGAAAGGAATAGGGTGCTGCCAAATGAATAAAACGAGAAACTTGTTCACGTCCATGTATAGACAGGACGGAAATTATTATTCGAAGGATTCACCGGGCTGAAAAGGCGATAATAGTTAACGGTTATTGGGTTTAACTGCTAATCATAAACGTTTTAagtagttattttatttttataatcgtAACCGCCTCGCATTAGGTGATTAACAGTTATTTAAAACTATAACAGTATCACATAATCACTTTTAAATTTGAACATTTTAGGCGTATTTTTTTGGATGTTGGGCTTTCATTGAACCTCTTTTTGGActtattttagatttttctgggcatttttttttggtcaatgcatgtgtcatttaaaaccccaaaataaacaaaattattgtttcttaatatatttcaattttcaactcaAACACCTATAAAAATGAAACTCGAAGGTTTTTTAGATCTCGAAAATCACCTACGATTGAATTTGTACTAAATTTCGTAGCAATTTTTCTTTCAAtgcacaaaatcaaaaaatcagtTAGAAAATTAacttcaattttgttgcaacGCCTAATTTTGACAATATTCATAGTTGAAGATACTCGTTTTGTAGATGCatagaaatataaaattataagttaGCTCTTGCCCTTATAAAAGTTAAGCAcatgttttatcaaaatattcttacaataaaaaatattttgcattttaaattatttgttaggGTATTTATTGTGAaagcaaaacacaaaaacaaaacaaaagtacaaACTAACATGGCCTATAATGGGCAATCAGGAGGATGGGGAAGTGAAATGTTTTAATGTGAGAATTTACTCTCAGATACAACTTAAAAGTGTGATTAGTGGAAATTAATCTCAATGTTGTCTGCATAAACGACAAATTAAGAACAACCAagaccttttatatataatgtCAGGAACTCAAACACTGAAAGAGCAGGTCCCTACATGCCATGCCGACAGCACGGCTGAAGCACTCACAACAGAATAATAAGTCCTTACAAATTTATCATGGACGCAATGATGACAGAGAAGAAGTCTACTCACAATGAGGAGAAACCCAGATTCATAATCTCTTATCAATCCAGTATGCAATGGCATTAGCATAGGATTCCCAACCACTTTTAACAAAATCTTCCCACctattttttctagtttttgttATGATTTCTTCTTCATGCTCCTACAAAACCCCCATCCACAGCCCACTAGAAGAAGCATGCACAAGCTAATGCGCAAAATGACAATACAGACTCTaatccatcttcttctcctaGCATGCCTCCTCCTGCTTCCAGCTTCTCAACACCCTTATTTCACTGCCAATGTCCAAGCTCTAGAATCAGGTAAGCTAGTGCTACAACCCTTTCTTCCTTCTCCTCTTCTTTGTATATTGCCACAAGATAAACTGCCGCCTCTCAGGTCCCCGGTCCCTGAATAATTCTACCAGAGAGGCCAACTCTTGTTAGCA
Coding sequences:
- the LOC133877723 gene encoding CLAVATA3/ESR (CLE)-related protein 46 encodes the protein MLLQNPHPQPTRRSMHKLMRKMTIQTLIHLLLLACLLLLPASQHPYFTANVQALESAHFRLRRGQPSLRSHNRNALPSWVEGKKIHKSPSGPNPVGNHRPPSKQ